The following proteins come from a genomic window of Gloeomargarita sp. SRBZ-1_bins_9:
- a CDS encoding glycoside hydrolase family 38 C-terminal domain-containing protein, whose translation MNFDKVIAQWLHHVRQLAYPEVLPLADWHITVEGQDEAWQRVTLPASWGGDDQTVWWHRWVSLPPGWTNRKIALRMDIPEGLLFLNRRPYQGIDAHHPLVVLPADIGSEFTLDIQAYSGRRPEPQQCRFSELVVIDPQAEQLLVWLEQLRSAWRDHPWVEAGLRQWLAAMETHGADFGQKLLAAFPDTTPTPATPQIYLIGHSHLDVVWLWTHRETRRKVGRTFSIALNLIREFPEFCFCQGQAQLYVYCREDYPELYQQIQQQVQAGRWQVEGGVWVEPDGNLISGESWVRQLVYGQRFFRREFGVQCRVLWLPDTFGYQGNLPQLLKQAGIDYFFTTKLNWNDTQEFPYDAFWWQGIDGSRVLAHQPPVGLEGLLRIQDLTRTGQQYAQKAVAPVVAQTFGYGDGGGGVTREELHLYALLQRLQLPFPPKITSPLAFFQALERYGESLPVWPGELYLEKHRGTYTTHSWIKQWHRQAEREFYITEYLATHAWLRGHPYPQTALETTWQLLLLQQFHDILPGTFIAAAYPQIQQDFAQILTTLSALRRQAVNQLRRAVVSELTWTIGNSIHARDHVELFLPVPRTVWERYGGQFRLRANGQVIPHQVLPAGSPIPSLYPEHHPPDVVHVLCHLEHLPAYSTVEVHLEPASTPLELPSDWSPPSGQQLENSCLRLTFDDQGNLTELWDQRLQRNLLAPGQVGAEIKLFLDRPKQWEAWDIDADYTQYAAPPLPLLDAQVVERGIGRQGVAFRYQLHQDNGLHCHVKKSFYLYRDAPFVECFVEVDLTQNRYAPFILKLLFPFDLASEQATFDIPFGWIQRPTEHPAQFEVPALSWADLSQGDWGVALLSRDKYGFSVDRHAIGLTLLRVAHYPHPQEPWHLTDSAITDTGIHQFCCRLYPHQGSAQAAAIPHRAQEFLYPPLPIPGCLAQPLTPLFTLNAPNIITAAVKKTMDAEAIVVRLYEAYGQPTQVHIGPQIAVREIWECDLHEQPLHYLSDGTPFTLDFSPFGVKTLLLT comes from the coding sequence ATGAATTTTGACAAAGTCATAGCCCAGTGGTTGCACCATGTCAGACAGCTGGCCTATCCAGAAGTCCTGCCTTTAGCCGACTGGCACATCACCGTAGAGGGTCAGGACGAGGCATGGCAAAGGGTGACGCTCCCGGCAAGTTGGGGGGGCGATGACCAAACGGTTTGGTGGCACAGGTGGGTGAGTTTACCCCCGGGTTGGACCAACCGCAAAATTGCCCTGCGCATGGATATTCCCGAAGGTTTGCTGTTTTTGAACCGGCGGCCCTATCAGGGGATAGATGCCCATCACCCCCTGGTGGTTCTGCCGGCGGACATCGGGTCGGAGTTCACCCTAGATATCCAGGCCTATAGCGGTCGTCGGCCCGAACCCCAGCAGTGCCGTTTCAGTGAATTGGTGGTCATTGACCCCCAGGCGGAACAACTGTTGGTGTGGCTGGAACAGCTCCGGTCGGCCTGGCGAGACCACCCCTGGGTCGAAGCCGGTTTACGCCAATGGCTGGCTGCCATGGAGACCCATGGAGCGGATTTCGGGCAAAAACTGCTTGCGGCGTTCCCGGACACAACCCCTACACCAGCGACCCCGCAGATTTATCTCATCGGTCATTCGCACCTGGATGTGGTGTGGCTGTGGACCCATCGGGAAACCCGCCGCAAGGTGGGCCGCACCTTTAGCATTGCCTTGAATCTGATACGGGAATTTCCCGAGTTTTGTTTCTGTCAGGGCCAGGCGCAACTGTATGTCTATTGCCGGGAAGACTACCCGGAACTCTATCAGCAGATTCAGCAGCAGGTGCAGGCGGGGCGGTGGCAGGTCGAGGGGGGGGTGTGGGTCGAACCGGACGGCAATTTAATTAGCGGCGAATCCTGGGTGCGGCAACTGGTGTACGGCCAGCGCTTTTTCCGCCGGGAGTTTGGGGTGCAGTGCCGGGTGCTGTGGCTGCCGGATACCTTTGGTTACCAGGGCAATCTGCCCCAGTTGCTCAAACAGGCCGGTATTGATTACTTCTTCACGACGAAACTGAACTGGAATGACACCCAGGAATTTCCCTACGACGCGTTCTGGTGGCAAGGGATTGACGGTAGCCGGGTGCTGGCCCATCAACCGCCGGTAGGTCTGGAGGGTTTGTTGCGGATTCAGGATTTAACCCGAACGGGGCAACAGTACGCCCAGAAGGCGGTGGCGCCGGTGGTGGCCCAAACCTTTGGTTACGGCGATGGCGGAGGGGGCGTGACCCGGGAGGAGTTGCATCTGTACGCCCTGTTGCAGCGGCTGCAGTTGCCCTTCCCCCCCAAAATCACCAGTCCCCTGGCTTTCTTCCAAGCGCTTGAACGATACGGCGAGAGTCTTCCCGTGTGGCCAGGGGAACTCTATCTGGAAAAACATCGGGGCACCTACACCACCCATAGCTGGATCAAGCAATGGCATCGCCAGGCGGAACGGGAGTTTTACATCACGGAATACTTGGCGACCCATGCCTGGTTACGGGGCCATCCCTATCCCCAAACTGCCCTGGAAACCACGTGGCAACTTTTACTTTTGCAACAGTTTCACGACATCCTGCCTGGGACCTTCATTGCTGCGGCCTATCCCCAAATCCAACAGGACTTTGCGCAAATCCTAACCACCCTATCTGCGCTCCGCCGGCAGGCTGTCAACCAACTACGCCGGGCAGTCGTTTCAGAACTGACCTGGACGATTGGGAACAGCATTCACGCCCGGGATCATGTCGAGCTGTTCCTGCCGGTGCCCCGGACGGTTTGGGAGCGCTACGGTGGGCAATTTCGCCTCAGGGCCAACGGTCAGGTGATTCCCCACCAGGTCTTGCCTGCCGGCAGTCCCATTCCCAGCCTGTATCCCGAACATCACCCGCCGGATGTCGTGCATGTGCTATGCCACTTGGAACACTTACCTGCCTACAGCACGGTGGAGGTGCATCTAGAACCAGCGTCAACCCCCCTGGAGTTACCTAGCGACTGGTCTCCCCCAAGTGGTCAACAACTCGAAAACAGTTGTTTGCGCCTGACCTTTGATGACCAGGGCAACCTGACCGAACTGTGGGATCAGCGTTTGCAGAGAAATCTGCTGGCGCCGGGGCAAGTCGGTGCAGAAATCAAGCTTTTTCTCGACCGGCCTAAACAATGGGAAGCCTGGGATATAGACGCCGATTACACCCAGTACGCCGCCCCACCTTTGCCGTTGCTGGATGCCCAGGTCGTGGAACGGGGGATAGGGCGACAAGGGGTGGCTTTTCGTTACCAACTGCACCAGGATAATGGCTTGCACTGTCACGTGAAAAAGTCGTTTTATCTGTATCGTGACGCCCCCTTTGTGGAGTGTTTTGTGGAGGTGGACTTAACCCAAAACCGATATGCCCCCTTTATTTTGAAACTGCTGTTTCCTTTTGACCTGGCCAGTGAGCAAGCTACCTTTGATATTCCCTTTGGTTGGATACAGCGCCCAACGGAGCACCCAGCCCAATTTGAGGTTCCGGCGCTGAGTTGGGCTGACCTGTCCCAGGGGGATTGGGGGGTTGCTTTACTCAGTCGCGATAAGTACGGCTTTTCCGTGGACCGCCACGCAATCGGCTTAACCCTGCTGCGAGTAGCCCATTATCCCCACCCCCAGGAACCCTGGCACTTAACCGATAGCGCCATCACGGATACCGGCATTCATCAATTTTGTTGCCGCTTGTATCCCCATCAGGGTTCGGCGCAGGCGGCCGCCATTCCCCACCGGGCGCAGGAATTTTTATATCCCCCCCTGCCCATACCTGGTTGTTTGGCCCAGCCCCTGACCCCCTTATTCACCCTGAACGCCCCCAACATCATCACAGCCGCCGTCAAAAAAACCATGGATGCTGAGGCGATTGTGGTGCGCCTGTACGAGGCCTATGGTCAACCGACCCAAGTGCATATTGGCCCCCAGATTGCGGTGCGGGAAATTTGGGAGTGCGACCTGCACGAACAACCCTTGCACTATCTATCTGATGGCACTCCATTCACCCTGGATTTCTCCCCTTTTGGCGTCAAAACCCTTTTGTTGACTTGA
- the cbiT gene encoding precorrin-6Y C5,15-methyltransferase subunit CbiT — protein MDWPYVTAGIPDEAFERLPGIPMSKRESRVLILSQLYLQKNSVVWDIGAGTGTIAIESALLCSEGQVMAIERDEDVVGLLQRNRERFGLQNLTIVAGHAPDCLRDIHPRPDRICLEGGRPIEGVLRVAWGYLRQGGRVVTATDSLEAFYNLMQTLSQLQARKIEVIQSAVNRLETRGMQRVLVALDPIFILSAEKP, from the coding sequence ATGGATTGGCCCTACGTGACTGCCGGGATTCCGGATGAGGCCTTTGAGCGCTTGCCCGGCATCCCCATGAGCAAACGGGAATCCCGCGTGCTCATCCTGTCACAACTGTACCTGCAAAAAAATTCCGTGGTTTGGGACATTGGCGCCGGCACGGGGACGATTGCCATTGAAAGCGCGCTGCTGTGTTCGGAGGGCCAGGTCATGGCCATCGAACGGGACGAGGACGTGGTGGGCCTGCTCCAGCGCAATCGGGAGCGGTTTGGGTTACAGAACCTGACCATCGTAGCCGGACATGCCCCCGATTGTCTCCGCGACATTCATCCCCGACCGGACCGCATTTGCTTAGAAGGGGGACGTCCCATTGAGGGGGTGCTCAGGGTGGCATGGGGCTACTTGCGCCAGGGGGGGCGGGTGGTCACGGCAACCGATAGCCTGGAGGCTTTCTACAACCTGATGCAAACCTTGAGCCAATTGCAAGCTCGCAAAATCGAGGTGATTCAATCGGCCGTCAATCGTTTGGAAACGCGGGGGATGCAGCGGGTATTGGTGGCCCTGGACCCCATTTTTATCCTGAGCGCAGAAAAACCATGA
- a CDS encoding DUF3288 family protein, with the protein MNRSQEQQHPLYHVDRQVVDQLLGSTPDDYTLAEWARLYIRYQNFPGARDIQRDLAQVLERWGLDVEEVFRRTRAIHQQGKVYGSRVITQEDWN; encoded by the coding sequence ATGAACCGGTCGCAGGAGCAACAGCACCCCCTTTACCACGTGGACCGGCAGGTGGTGGATCAGTTGCTCGGCAGTACTCCCGATGATTACACCTTAGCAGAATGGGCGCGGCTATACATCCGCTATCAGAACTTTCCCGGCGCCCGTGACATTCAGCGGGATTTGGCGCAGGTTTTGGAGCGTTGGGGCTTGGATGTGGAGGAGGTCTTTCGGCGCACCCGAGCGATTCATCAACAGGGTAAAGTTTATGGCAGTCGCGTGATCACTCAAGAGGACTGGAACTAA